From the Streptosporangiales bacterium genome, one window contains:
- a CDS encoding CDP-alcohol phosphatidyltransferase family protein gives MLLSGLRPGLAKVIRPIARGLIKLRVTADLVTVVGTVGVAGGALGFFPRGELFWGAVVVTCFVVFDMLDGAVAREGGGSGVWGAFLDSTLDRVGDVAIFGGLLWWFAAGAGQPVNAALCLVCLGTSFLTSYIKARAEGLGMTCNVGIAERAVRIIVILVGAGLTGLGVPYAVEVALWLLTVATAVTVGQRFVEVYKQAVRNRKPA, from the coding sequence ATGCTCCTCTCCGGCCTCCGTCCGGGTCTGGCCAAGGTCATCCGACCGATAGCGCGCGGTTTGATCAAGCTGCGGGTCACCGCCGACCTGGTCACCGTCGTCGGCACGGTGGGCGTGGCCGGTGGCGCGCTCGGTTTCTTCCCGCGCGGCGAGCTGTTCTGGGGCGCGGTCGTCGTCACGTGCTTCGTCGTCTTCGACATGCTGGACGGTGCCGTCGCCAGGGAGGGCGGGGGCAGCGGGGTGTGGGGAGCGTTCCTCGACTCGACCCTCGACCGGGTCGGCGACGTCGCGATCTTCGGCGGCCTGCTGTGGTGGTTCGCGGCGGGCGCCGGCCAGCCGGTGAACGCCGCGCTGTGTCTGGTCTGTCTGGGTACGTCGTTCCTCACCTCGTACATAAAGGCCAGGGCGGAAGGGCTCGGCATGACCTGCAACGTGGGCATCGCCGAGCGTGCCGTGCGGATCATCGTGATCCTCGTGGGGGCGGGGCTCACCGGCCTCGGGGTGCCGTACGCGGTGGAGGTCGCGCTGTGGCTCCTCACGGTGGCGACCGCCGTGACCGTCGGGCAGCGGTTCGTCGAGGTCTACAAACAGGCGGTAAGGAACCGGAAACCCGCGTGA
- a CDS encoding phosphatidylinositol mannoside acyltransferase codes for MAPHGGDRRDRRAAVRRGLQTGGKEPETRVNPQEAASVAGWSSVAWLARRTPERAGRAVFGQLADQVWRRRGNGVPQLERNLARVLAAEPTSSAVRRVSRAAMASYARYWWEALRLPSWDRAEILARATVAGWGRVTEAVRDRGAVVALPHMGNWDLAGAWAAANGVPVTAVAERLKPEAVFQKFVAYREQVGIEVVPLGDPDVVATLVQRASDHRLVTLLTDRGFGASGVDVEFFGEPARMPVGAATVALRAGVPLFPVTLWYDDLARVQVHEPVEVPAAGDERAQVAEMTAAVGRVFEQAVRKHPADWHMLQRIWTADRFARAGA; via the coding sequence GTGGCTCCTCACGGTGGCGACCGCCGTGACCGTCGGGCAGCGGTTCGTCGAGGTCTACAAACAGGCGGTAAGGAACCGGAAACCCGCGTGAACCCGCAGGAGGCCGCGTCGGTGGCCGGCTGGAGCTCGGTGGCCTGGCTGGCCCGGCGGACCCCGGAACGCGCCGGTCGTGCAGTGTTCGGACAGCTGGCCGACCAGGTCTGGCGACGGCGCGGCAATGGTGTGCCGCAGCTGGAACGGAACCTGGCACGGGTGCTGGCCGCCGAGCCCACCTCATCCGCGGTGCGCCGGGTCAGCAGGGCGGCCATGGCGTCGTACGCCAGATACTGGTGGGAGGCGCTGCGGCTGCCGAGCTGGGACCGCGCGGAGATCCTCGCCCGCGCCACCGTCGCCGGCTGGGGACGGGTCACGGAAGCCGTAAGGGACCGGGGAGCCGTGGTGGCGCTGCCGCACATGGGGAACTGGGACCTCGCCGGCGCCTGGGCCGCCGCCAACGGCGTACCCGTGACGGCCGTCGCGGAACGGCTGAAGCCGGAGGCGGTCTTCCAGAAGTTCGTCGCCTACCGCGAGCAGGTGGGCATCGAGGTGGTCCCGCTCGGCGACCCCGACGTGGTCGCCACGCTGGTGCAGCGGGCGAGCGACCACCGGCTGGTGACGTTGCTGACCGACCGCGGCTTCGGCGCCAGCGGCGTCGACGTGGAGTTCTTCGGCGAGCCGGCGCGGATGCCGGTCGGCGCGGCGACGGTCGCCCTACGCGCGGGCGTGCCGCTGTTCCCCGTGACGCTGTGGTACGACGACCTCGCCAGGGTGCAGGTGCACGAGCCCGTCGAGGTGCCCGCCGCCGGCGACGAACGTGCGCAGGTGGCGGAGATGACCGCGGCCGTCGGCCGGGTCTTCGAGCAGGCGGTCCGTAAGCACCCGGCGGACTGGCACATGCTGCAGCGCATCTGGACGGCGGACCGGTTCGCGCGGGCGGGCGCCTGA
- a CDS encoding glycosyltransferase, which translates to MRIGLVCPYTWEVPGGVQTHVRDLAEALLDVGHRVSVITPAEDETELPLYAVAGGRAVPVRYNGSVARLAFGPRAVARVRRWLRDGRFDLVHVHEPIAPSLSLLACWAASAPVVGTFHTANAGSVLLAAAFPLLQTAVERISARIAVSEAARTTLARYLGPEAVLIPNGVVTSRYTGVDPLPGWPGAGGVLGFLGRTDEPRKGLPVLLDAFRVLAGQRPDLRLLVAGPGDPAVVHDAVPPGWRDRVVLLGEVTERDKARMLHSVDVFVAPNTGGESFGLVLAEAMAAGAPVLASDLPAFRSVLGPAHAGATFRTGDAEALAKAAAGLLDDPVRRKELAATAGDVVQRYDWGTVVADVLRVYETITPRRDVQAGGR; encoded by the coding sequence ATGCGGATCGGCCTGGTGTGCCCGTACACCTGGGAGGTGCCTGGCGGTGTGCAGACGCACGTGCGCGACCTCGCGGAGGCCCTGCTCGACGTCGGGCACCGGGTGTCGGTGATCACGCCGGCCGAGGACGAGACCGAGCTGCCGCTGTACGCGGTGGCCGGCGGCCGCGCCGTGCCGGTGCGGTACAACGGCTCGGTGGCGCGGCTGGCGTTCGGGCCGCGTGCCGTCGCCAGGGTGCGGCGCTGGCTGCGTGACGGGCGCTTCGACCTGGTGCACGTCCACGAACCGATCGCGCCGAGCCTGTCGCTGCTGGCGTGCTGGGCGGCTTCCGCACCCGTCGTCGGCACGTTCCACACCGCCAACGCGGGTTCGGTGCTGCTGGCCGCCGCGTTCCCGTTGCTGCAGACGGCCGTCGAGCGGATCAGCGCGAGGATCGCCGTGTCGGAGGCGGCGCGCACGACGTTGGCGCGCTACCTCGGCCCGGAGGCTGTGCTGATCCCCAACGGGGTGGTGACGAGCAGGTACACGGGCGTCGACCCGCTGCCCGGCTGGCCGGGCGCCGGGGGTGTGCTCGGCTTCCTCGGCCGGACCGACGAGCCGCGCAAGGGCCTGCCGGTGCTGCTCGATGCCTTCCGGGTGCTGGCCGGGCAACGCCCCGACCTGCGGCTGCTGGTCGCCGGGCCAGGTGACCCCGCCGTCGTCCACGACGCCGTGCCGCCCGGCTGGCGCGACCGGGTGGTGCTGCTCGGCGAGGTGACCGAGCGCGACAAGGCGCGGATGCTGCACTCCGTCGACGTGTTCGTCGCACCCAACACCGGCGGCGAGAGCTTCGGGCTGGTGCTCGCCGAGGCGATGGCGGCAGGCGCACCGGTTTTGGCGAGCGACCTGCCTGCGTTCCGCAGCGTGCTCGGCCCGGCGCACGCGGGCGCCACGTTCCGCACCGGGGACGCGGAGGCGCTGGCGAAGGCGGCGGCCGGGCTGCTGGACGACCCGGTGCGGCGCAAGGAGCTCGCGGCCACCGCGGGCGACGTCGTACAGCGCTACGACTGGGGCACCGTCGTCGCCGACGTGCTCCGCGTCTACGAGACGATCACGCCGCGCCGCGACGTACAGGCGGGCGGCCGATGA